A genomic window from Hyla sarda isolate aHylSar1 chromosome 8, aHylSar1.hap1, whole genome shotgun sequence includes:
- the LOC130285302 gene encoding uncharacterized protein LOC130285302 encodes MSGMREIVSVVSGRDDGEDERAVVDVSDRACVSERADDVSECSGGVERRGEKRRSKVRACPIARQSGWTISDSGSGSHTSESESLHSVGVPPAKKQRGPKFTEAENVALVAAVSTEKFVLFNTTVGTQEKMAAWSRVREKVSQVASGTADRTVLSIRHRYYDCRASVLKKIKKQQQRRNINFKNWELELKKHLLPEAQTSEAERSDQQGQASLRSHHDSSPPSPVLSHLESRSEVEADDNVPVPEEDMGQPLSSAACSPAIHSPPSPLSPTPAPASAWKS; translated from the exons atgtctgGAATGAGAGAAATTGTGTCTGTGGTGTCTGGGAGAGACGATGGTGAGGATGAGCGTGCTGTTGTGGATGTGAGTGATAGAGCATGTGTGAGTGAGCGTGCGGATGATGTGTCTGAGTGTAGTGGTGGcgtggagaggagaggagagaagaggaggagtaaaGTCCGAGCATGTCCAATCGCAAGACAAAGTGGTTGGACAATATCGGACTCTGGCAGTGGCAGCCACACATCTGAGTCTGAGAGTCTGCACTCAGTGGGAGTCCCACCAGCCAAAAAACAAAGAGGGCCGAAATTCACGGAGGCAGAGAACGTAGCACTGGTGGCTGCTGTTAGCACAGAAAAATTCGTGTTATTCAACACGACAGTGGGCACCCAGGAGAAGATGGCCGCCTGGAGCCGGGTGAGGGAGAAAGTGTCCCAAGTTGCAAGTGGCACAGCGGACAGGACAGTTCTCAGCATCAGGCATCG GTACTATGACTGCAGGGCATCAgtcctcaaaaaaataaaaaagcagcagcagaggaggaacatcaacttcaagaactggGAGCTGGAGTTGAAGAAGCACCTCCTGCCAGAGGCTCAGACATCCGAGGCAGAGAGATCTG atcaacaagGCCAGGCTTCATTAAGGAGTCACCATGACAGTTCCCCACCATCACCTGTCCTGTCACATTTGGAGAGCCGGAGTGAGGTTGAGGCAGATGATAATGTGCCAGTACCTGAGGAGGACATGGGCCAACCCCTGAGCTCAGCTGCCTGTTCACCAGCTATCCACAGTCCACCCAGTCCACTATCTCCAACCCCAGCACCCGCAtct GCGTGGAAGAGTTAA